A portion of the Gigantopelta aegis isolate Gae_Host chromosome 10, Gae_host_genome, whole genome shotgun sequence genome contains these proteins:
- the LOC121383739 gene encoding uncharacterized protein F54H12.2-like produces the protein MSLLTDKDFVEGLPSALDLFTMPPYQTSVFQHYYVDVRPVSQITDSSPVEFQIANSGSDYVDLKRSRLHVKLKVSHSDGTVLGKDEHVAPVNLFMQALWSQVAVYLQGQLVSSANNHYPYNAYIQTLLNYGAEVKQSQLQSQLFYKDVGETQADIESTDPITGTNSGVLDRGAHIENTKTVTMEGPLCEDIFNMGRYLVNGVDMTLKLFRSSIPFCLMSGKSGQEYKIELLDIYFKICKLKINSALILTHNKMFEKSNALYPFAKTEVKMSSIPSSQQSYVWDSVYQSQCPNRLIVGFVDGDGVSGSYTKNPFNFQSSFVKTVGLYLDGVSVPGRPVEADDVSAYVNLFEGVNSWNLDSGNYIERTEFSLGNGLFVFNLEPVFVDSDYLSLLKNGNLRLEVQFKSALTKTSVA, from the coding sequence atGTCGCTGCTCACAGACAAAGACTTTGTGGAAGGTTTACCCAGTGCTTTGGATCTGTTTACTATGCCCCCATACCAAACGAGTGTGTTTCAACATTACTACGTCGATGTTAGACCTGTTAGTCAAATTACAGATTCGTCACCGGTAGAATTTCAAATTGCAAATAGTGGAAGTGACTACGTGGATTTGAAACGAAGTCGTTTACATGTTAAACTGAAAGTGAGTCATTCCGATGGAACGGTTTTGGGTAAGGACGAACACGTGGCACCAGTAAATTTATTCATGCAAGCTCTGTGGTCGCAAGTCGCTGTGTATTTACAAGGTCAGCTGGTGAGTTCGGCGAACAATCATTATCCCTACAACGCATACATTCAAACCTTACTGAATTATGGAGCAGAAGTAAAACAATCGCAACTCCAGTCTCAGCTGTTTTACAAGGACGTCGGAGAGACGCAAGCAGACATCGAAAGCACCGATCCTATCACTGGCACTAATTCTGGAGTATTGGATCGAGGAGCGCACATCGAAAACACCAAAACGGTTACCATGGAAGGTCCCCTGTgtgaagatatttttaacatggGCAGATATCTGGTAAATGGGGTGGATATGACACTCAAGTTATTTCGGAGCTCCATACCCTTTTGTTTGATGTCTGGGAAGTCCGGTCAGGAGTACAAGATCGAGCTCTTAGATATTTACTTCAAGATATGTAAACTGAAAATTAACAGTGCACTTATTTTAACACACAACAAGATGTTTGAAAAGTCTAACGCCTTATACCCATTCGCTAAAACCGAAGTTAAAATGAGTAGTATTCCGTCGTCTCAACAGAGTTACGTGTGGGACAGTGTGTACCAGTCGCAGTGTCCAAACAGACTGATTGTTGGTTTTGTCGACGGTGACGGAGTGAGTGGATCATACACAAAGAACCCGTTTAACTTCCAGAGTTCATTCGTGAAAACGGTGGGCTTATATTTGGATGGTGTCAGTGTGCCTGGTCGACCAGTCGAAGCAGATGACGTCAGTGCCTACGTGAATTTGTTTGAAGGTGTTAATAGCTGGAACCTGGATTCTGGAAATTATATTGAAAGAACCGAATTTTCTTTGGGAAATGGTCTGTTTGTGTTCAACCTTGAACCCGTTTTCGTGGACTCtgattatttaagtttattaaagAACGGTAATTTACGGTTAGAAGTGCAGTTTAAATCTGCATTGACAAAGACGTCAGTTGCATAG